In Deinococcus psychrotolerans, a genomic segment contains:
- a CDS encoding type II secretion system F family protein has translation MPVFEYRVRDRSGKILKSQTEADTIAQVRDSLRAKGLLIVDIKSPKGGMQTDLNDLKIPFLSDRPPGLKPIAIFSKQLATLINAGVPLVQSLTILQRQIEHKGLQNVVRKVRNDVEAGTPLSEAIAKFPKVFNRLYINLVRAGETSGTLDSVLERIAEFQEKDLATRGKIKSAMTYPVIVLVFALLITYFLLTTIVPQFGGMLTQLGAELPLLTRVLMAMSDFLKTKTIVIVLIVAALVFAYRYYYSTKKGRRVVDDFKLKIPVFGTLIQRSAIASFARTFGLLINSGVNIIESLEITKGTANNAIVEDTIENAKNVVMVGEQMSGSLAASPVFPPMVVSMVAIGEETGALDTMLAKVADFYDREVEEAIEGLTAAIEPIMIVFLGAIVGLIVAGMFLPMFSIISALSK, from the coding sequence ATGCCGGTCTTTGAATACCGCGTGCGTGATCGCAGCGGCAAGATTCTCAAATCCCAAACTGAAGCGGACACCATTGCTCAGGTGCGCGACTCGTTGCGTGCCAAGGGTCTCCTGATCGTCGACATCAAATCACCCAAAGGCGGGATGCAGACTGATCTTAACGACCTCAAGATCCCCTTCCTGAGTGACCGCCCACCAGGCCTCAAGCCGATTGCTATTTTCTCCAAGCAGCTCGCCACCCTGATTAATGCCGGGGTACCCTTAGTGCAGTCGCTCACTATTTTACAGCGTCAAATCGAACATAAGGGGCTGCAAAACGTCGTCCGCAAAGTCCGCAATGACGTCGAAGCAGGCACGCCGCTGTCTGAAGCGATTGCCAAGTTTCCCAAAGTTTTCAATCGCCTCTACATCAATTTGGTGCGTGCAGGCGAAACCAGCGGCACGCTCGACAGCGTATTGGAGAGAATCGCTGAATTTCAAGAGAAAGATTTGGCAACTCGCGGGAAGATCAAGAGTGCCATGACCTATCCAGTAATTGTTTTAGTTTTTGCTCTCTTAATTACTTATTTTCTGCTCACTACCATTGTTCCGCAGTTCGGGGGAATGTTGACACAGCTTGGCGCAGAATTGCCTCTACTCACTCGGGTCTTGATGGCGATGTCTGACTTCTTGAAGACGAAGACCATTGTGATCGTTCTGATTGTTGCGGCCCTCGTTTTTGCCTACCGCTATTATTACTCCACCAAAAAAGGTCGGCGTGTCGTCGATGATTTCAAATTAAAAATTCCTGTTTTCGGCACTTTGATACAGCGAAGCGCCATAGCGAGCTTCGCCCGTACCTTCGGCCTACTGATCAACAGCGGCGTCAATATCATTGAAAGTTTGGAAATCACCAAAGGTACGGCTAATAACGCCATTGTCGAAGACACCATCGAAAATGCCAAAAACGTGGTGATGGTCGGCGAACAGATGAGTGGCAGCCTAGCAGCCAGTCCAGTGTTTCCGCCGATGGTGGTGAGCATGGTGGCGATTGGCGAAGAAACCGGCGCCCTCGACACTATGCTTGCTAAAGTCGCCGACTTTTATGACCGCGAAGTGGAAGAAGCTATTGAAGGTCTCACTGCAGCCATTGAGCCGATTATGATTGTCTTTCTCGGGGCCATCGTTGGGTTAATCGTGGCCGGGATGTTCCTGCCAATGTTCAGCATTATCAGCGCACTGAGTAAGTAA
- the scpB gene encoding SMC-Scp complex subunit ScpB produces MRALIGAALLAAGRPVRAAELAKLFELPETQVAAALQSFIGEVQQADLGFQVEAVAGGYRLVVPSELAQQLAPLLAPPPLPSLSGAALEVLAIIAYRQPVMRAEIEAMRGGSAGTVVTLQERELIKVVGRSEALGQPLLYGTTERFLLEFGLRSLADLPPLLSEGTEFSQLLRG; encoded by the coding sequence GTGAGAGCTTTGATCGGCGCGGCGCTGCTGGCGGCTGGCCGTCCGGTCAGGGCTGCCGAACTCGCCAAGCTGTTTGAACTTCCTGAGACTCAGGTTGCGGCGGCGCTGCAAAGCTTCATCGGCGAAGTTCAGCAGGCGGACTTGGGCTTTCAAGTCGAAGCCGTGGCGGGCGGCTACCGCTTGGTGGTGCCGTCCGAACTGGCCCAGCAACTTGCGCCCCTGCTCGCTCCGCCGCCGTTGCCGAGTCTGTCAGGCGCGGCGCTCGAAGTGCTGGCCATCATCGCTTACCGTCAGCCGGTGATGCGGGCCGAAATCGAAGCGATGCGCGGCGGCAGCGCCGGCACGGTCGTCACTTTGCAGGAGCGCGAACTTATCAAAGTGGTGGGCCGCTCTGAAGCGCTCGGCCAGCCGCTGCTCTACGGCACCACGGAGCGCTTTTTGTTGGAATTTGGGTTGCGAAGTTTGGCGGACTTGCCGCCGCTGCTCTCAGAGGGCACAGAATTCAGTCAGTTGCTGCGCGGGTAG
- a CDS encoding L-threonylcarbamoyladenylate synthase, whose translation MPPNPSPKSDLIQPWPQALAALASGQVIGFPTETVWGLGADARSPGAVQALSRLKGRPEGKALQVCCADTEQARRLAESGQPLFEALLTLLPGPLTLVAQASSACPPWLIFEGKVGLRVPRHALTQELLRRWGGLLATTSFNPAGQLSALTWAEAQRYGLASVLLSGETEPGGLPSTVVDCQTGQILREGAVPASVIHTFTAQLSAKR comes from the coding sequence ATGCCGCCCAATCCTTCCCCCAAATCCGACTTAATACAGCCGTGGCCGCAAGCTTTAGCAGCTTTGGCAAGCGGCCAAGTCATCGGCTTTCCTACCGAAACCGTTTGGGGGCTGGGTGCAGATGCCCGTTCCCCCGGTGCTGTCCAAGCCTTGTCGCGTCTCAAAGGCCGTCCGGAAGGCAAAGCCTTGCAAGTGTGCTGCGCCGACACCGAGCAGGCCCGCCGCCTCGCTGAGTCAGGGCAGCCTCTCTTTGAAGCGCTCCTTACGCTGCTCCCCGGCCCGCTCACCTTGGTGGCCCAAGCCTCCTCCGCTTGCCCGCCTTGGCTAATTTTCGAAGGCAAAGTGGGTCTGCGCGTGCCGCGCCACGCTCTGACGCAAGAACTCCTCCGGCGTTGGGGAGGCCTGCTGGCGACCACCAGCTTCAATCCAGCGGGTCAGCTGAGCGCTCTGACATGGGCTGAGGCGCAGCGTTACGGGTTGGCCAGCGTGCTACTGAGCGGCGAAACTGAGCCTGGCGGACTGCCCAGCACCGTCGTGGACTGTCAAACCGGACAAATTCTGCGTGAGGGAGCTGTTCCGGCCAGCGTCATTCACACGTTCACCGCCCAGCTCTCGGCGAAGCGGTGA
- a CDS encoding homoserine O-acetyltransferase family protein, whose amino-acid sequence MTAVKREPRFVQPPSETPERCSVVLFRDAPLLLDSGQVVSDVRVAYHAYGRPSTDAVLVLHALTGDSAVHQWWPAVFGRGKALDPDRQFIICSNVLGGCAGSSEPAELGLGELTLRDMVRVQRELLRFLGVEKVSVVGGSMGGMLAYAWLHSFPDLITKAVMIGAPARHSPWAIGLNTAARSAILAAPGGEGLKVARQIAMLSYRSPQSFAQTQAGPSSRQAGRAAISTYLEYQGQKLAERFCERSYLALTHAMDTFELSDADLKLIGTPALVVGISSDQLYPASEVRAQAMNLQNVQYWQLESPHGHDAFLMDGAQMNEVVENFLMS is encoded by the coding sequence ATGACGGCGGTGAAAAGAGAGCCGAGATTTGTTCAGCCGCCCAGCGAAACGCCGGAGCGATGTTCGGTCGTCTTGTTCCGTGACGCTCCGCTGCTGCTCGACAGTGGACAGGTCGTCAGCGACGTGCGGGTGGCTTATCACGCGTATGGGCGGCCCAGTACGGACGCGGTGTTGGTGCTGCACGCCCTGACCGGCGACAGCGCCGTGCATCAGTGGTGGCCCGCCGTGTTCGGGCGCGGCAAAGCGCTTGATCCTGATCGGCAGTTCATCATTTGCAGCAATGTGCTGGGTGGCTGCGCGGGCAGCAGCGAACCTGCCGAGCTGGGGCTGGGCGAGCTGACTTTGCGCGATATGGTGCGGGTTCAGCGCGAGTTGCTGCGCTTTTTGGGCGTGGAGAAAGTCAGCGTGGTGGGCGGCAGCATGGGCGGCATGCTGGCTTATGCTTGGCTGCACAGTTTTCCTGATCTGATCACCAAAGCGGTGATGATCGGCGCTCCTGCACGGCACTCGCCCTGGGCCATCGGACTGAATACCGCTGCCCGTAGCGCCATTTTGGCGGCTCCCGGCGGCGAGGGCTTAAAAGTCGCTCGTCAGATCGCCATGCTGAGTTACCGCTCACCGCAGAGTTTTGCGCAGACCCAGGCGGGGCCGAGCTCGCGTCAAGCTGGCAGGGCGGCTATTTCCACTTACCTCGAATATCAGGGGCAGAAGTTGGCTGAGCGCTTTTGCGAGCGCAGTTATTTGGCACTGACCCACGCGATGGACACCTTTGAGCTCAGCGACGCCGATTTAAAGTTGATCGGAACGCCCGCTCTGGTGGTGGGTATTTCCAGCGATCAGTTGTATCCCGCTTCAGAAGTGCGGGCGCAGGCGATGAACTTGCAAAATGTGCAGTATTGGCAGCTCGAAAGTCCGCACGGCCACGACGCTTTTTTGATGGACGGCGCACAGATGAACGAGGTCGTCGAGAATTTTTTGATGAGCTAA